In Asterias rubens chromosome 15, eAstRub1.3, whole genome shotgun sequence, a genomic segment contains:
- the LOC117300297 gene encoding serine/threonine-protein kinase greatwall-like, whose amino-acid sequence MVVNLVQWLDCRTCNHKLGTTCSISRCLLLHFDLLNDSAIHNSSTEVMKLFQDGGQLGPVVRLQDLQLQDLKSHPLFHAIDWKRIRETEAPFIPAPDDRTDTTYFDARNNMQHLQMSFFAL is encoded by the exons ATGGTGGTCaacttggtccagtggttagactgcaggacttgcaatcacaag ctcGGAACAACATGCAGCATCTCCAGATGTCTTCTTTTGCACTTTGACCTCTTGAATGATAGTGCAATCCACAACTCATCAACAGAAGTAATGAAACTATTCCAGGATGGTGGTCaacttggtccagtggttagactgcaggacttgcaattacaag acctgaagtcccATCCACTATTCCATGCAATCGACTGGAAGCGAATCAGGGAGACAGAAGCCCCTTTCATCCCAGCCCCAGATGACAGAACGGACACCACTTATTTTGACG ctCGGAACAACATGCAGCATCTCCAGATGTCTTTTTTTGCACTTTGA
- the LOC117300016 gene encoding uncharacterized protein LOC117300016, translating into MPSNIEIKAHLRSPEYVRKKALELSGSDKVEILHQCDTFFHCPNGRLKLREFKEDPTKLSQLVFYDRPDTTGPKLSKFSKTESHHPDQLKITLTQALGVQGIVKKTRTLIMIGQTRVHIDEVDELGSFMELEVVMKQDQSIEEGTKIADNLMEELGIQPSDLISGAYMDLILQRNVDGDS; encoded by the exons ATGCCGTCTAATATCGAAATCAAAGCCCATCTTAGAAGTCCAGAGTATGTAAGAAAGAAAGCTTTGGAGCTAAGTGGGAGTGACAAGGTGGAAATTCTGCATCAATGCGACACGTTCTTTCATTGTCCCAATGGTCGACTAAAACTCCGGGAATTTAAG gaAGATCCTACAAAGTTATCTCAGCTGGTTTTCTACGACCGGCCGGATACTACCGGACCAAAactttcaaaattttcaaagacagAATCTCATCATCCAGACCAACTCAAG ATTACGCTGACACAAGCATTGGGTGTTCAAGGCATTGTCAAGAAAACCAGAACACTGATAATGATTGGTCAGACCAGGGTACATATTGATGAAGTAGATGAACTGGGAAGCTTTATGGAACTTGAG GTTGTGATGAAGCAAGACCAATCAATAGAAGAGGGAACCAAAATAGCAGACAATTTAATGGAAGAGCTCGGCATCCAGCCCAGTGATCTAATCTCAGGAGCTTACATGGATCTCATACTGCAGCGGAATGTAGACGGAGATTCTTGA